GGATCCCGCACGCCGTATTTGCGGAAATAGGCATAATCGGCGTGCCCCGGCCGGAAGGTATCCGCCAGATTCGCGTAGTCCTTGCTGCGCGCATCCGTATTGCGTATGAGCAGGCCGATGGGCGTGCCTGTGGTCACGCCCTCGAACAGGCCGGAAAGGATTTCGACCTGGTCCGCTTCCTTGCGCTGGGTCACGTGGCGGGACGTACCCGGGCGCCGGCGGTCCAACTCCGCCTGGATGTCTTCGGCGGACAGCGACAGGCCGGGAGGGCAACCGTCAACGACACAGCCGATGGCGGGGCCGTGCGACTCGCCGAAATTCGTAACACAGAAGAGTTTGCCTAGAGTATTGCCCGACATGTCTGCTCGTGGATGCGCCTGGGGGTGAAAGCTGTAAGCGGATTATGACATTGGCGGCGCTGCGGACATCCTCGGTGCGGGATATGGTTAAACAGCGACAAAGATTGCATAGCAGGAGACACTGAGTAACAAAACCAAGATACTGCGCAATGCAGTGCGATTCTTCGTTGTTGATACCCCCGCCCGCTGGACCCAAAATTCTAACCCGCTGAAAATCCCCGATGCTTTTTGTATCAGACGGCCCCATGCGGCCTCGAGCCGTCCCGCATCCACGCCTTTTCGCACGTATTGCCCCTTTGCCGGGACCTTGCCCAGGCCCCTGGCCCAGCCGTTTCGTTGCGCCGCGCTCACCGTCCTGACAGGAGAGAGACTGCATGTACGATCGTTTGACCGAGCAGCCCGATGCAGCGCCTGGCGCCGGCCCCGGCTTGCGGCCGGAGAGGACGGCGCGCCGCGCCATCCATTACCGCGTCGTGCCGGCCTGAAGATTCGCACCGGCCGCGCGCAACCATGACGCTACCGCCGCCCGCGCATGCCAAAGAGTCAGATCTGCCGCAGGACGACAGCTGGCATCCCGCGCCTCCCGCCCCACGGCGGCGGGGGCTGGCGATCGCCCTCATCATCCTGCTGATCGCGATGGTCACGCTGGCGATCCTCGCCGGCGCGACCTTGTTCTCTCAATCGCGCATGGCTTCGCAGTTGGGCGTGACGGACGCCGGCGTCTACAGCTACCGTCTGGTTTCACAAATGGACCGCCTGATAGACGCCGCGCAGCGCGTGCTCAAGGGCGAGGATAGCCGGGAATTCGTGCAGCGTGTGCAGGCGCTGGCGACCTACGTCAATCCCGGCACCGCGGAAAGCGCCGGCGCCGTAGCCCTTGTGCGCGCCGCCCCGACGGCGCGCGTGGACGTGCAATTGCTGGACGACCGGCTGCGCAGCTGGCGGGAAGCGGTGGAGACCGGCGATGCGGACCGCTTGCGTGCGGCCGCGGCGGACCTTGCCGGGCACGCGGACGAGGCGCGCCTGTTGACCGAGCGCATCGCCGACGTCGCGCAGCAGGCGCAACGCGCGGCGGCCGGCCGCCAAAACGCCGCGCTGGCGGACGGCTTCCGCCGCTTGCAATGGACCTTCGCCGGCCTGCTCGCGTGCAGCGGCATCCTGGCCGTGTGGCTGCTGGTGCTGAATCGGCATGCCCGTCATTTCAACCAGCGCATGGCGCAAGCGAACGCGCGGCTGGAATCGGCCGTGGCGCACAGGACCCGGCAGCTGGTATGGCTGGCGAATACGGACCCCCTGACGGGTCTGAAGAACCGCCGCGCCTTCATGGAAACGGCCGAGGCCCAGATACTGCAATGCCGCCGCTATCCCCATCCCCTTGCCGCGTTGCTGATCGACATCGACCATTTCAAATCCATCAATGACCGCTACGGCCACCACGTCGGCGACCAGGCCATCCGGCGCGTAACGGACACCATCACCAACACGCTGCGCGACAGCGACATCATCGGCCGTTTCGGCGGCGAGGAGTTCGCCGTCCTCATGCCGCATACCGATCTGCCGGCCGCCCTGGTCGCGGCCGAGCGCCTGCGCCAGGCCGTTGCCGGGATGAAGATCGGTCTGCTGGAAGGCGGCCCGCTCAGTATGACCATCTCGCTGGGCCTGGCCATGCACGAGCCCGGCGTATCGCTCGATACGCTTCTGATGCGCGCCGATATGGCGCTGTACCGCGCCAAAAGCGGCAGCCGCAACCGCGTGGAAGTCTACGGGCGGGAACGCGAGGAAGTGGCGCAATAGCGCATCCCAAGGGGCTGGCCCGCGAAGGGACGGGACAGCCGGCGGCCCCGGCCCTAAACTATGCGCGGTTTCTCCCTGTCACGGGCCGCGGCCGGCAACCGGACGCGCCGCTTTCCACGGAACCTGGGGCCTATGTCCATACTGCGCCACCTGTTCATCTTCGCCGCCGCGGCCGCCACGCTGCTGTTGGCCGCCTCGCAGCCTTGGGGACTCAACACCGCGGTCTTGCTCTTTTTGCTCGCGGGAATGTGCGCGTTCTTTTATGCCGGCGAACGGCGCCGGCTGCGGCACAGCCGCTTGCTGCACAGCATCAGCGGCCACATCCGCGCGCTCGCGCACGGCGGTCCCGGGCCCACGCCCCTGCCCCCGGGCGCTGAAACCGCCGAAGTCGCCGATGCGCTGGAAGAAGCGCGCGAACGGTTTCGCATGGCGCAGCAGGAGACGAACGCCCGCCTGGAATCGATGCAGCTGGAACTGCACCTGGACCCGGTAACGCGGCTGCCGAACCGCAAGTATTTTTTCAATGAGCTCAGACGCGCGCTTACCACTGGTGCGCGCGACGGCGAGGAAGGCGGCCACGTGCTGATGTTCCGGCAGCGCGACCTGGCCGCCATCAACCGGCATATGCCACGCGACTTCACGGACCAGTGGCTGCGCTCGGTCGCCCTGCGGCTGGACCAGAAGCTGGGCCGGCGCCATGCGCCGCCTTTTCTGCTGGCCCGTTTGAACGGCTCCGATTTCGCGCTGCTGCTGCCCGGGGTGACGGCCGCCACGGCCGATCAGGTCGCGCACCAGTTGCGCCAGGAACTGCATGCCTTGCGCGTTTCCCTTGGGGAACGCAGCTGGTGCCGGTGGGCGCTTGCGATCGCTGCCTACACGCGCGGCGACCAGGCCAGCAGACTGCTTGCATCGCTGGACCATGGCTTGATGCGGGCGGAAAGCGCCGATACCGATGCCCCCGTCCATGCCGATGTACCGGCAAGAGCGGAGGCAGCCGGAGAGCTCCAGTGGCGCGATACCCTCGTGATGGCGCTGGAGCAGCACCGGTTTTCGCTTAGCACCCAAGCTCTGAACGGACCGGACGGCAAGCTTATCCGCAACGAAGGCAAACTGATGCTGCACGACGCCGAGGCCCGCGCGCCAATAGCGGCCGAGGACTTCATGCCGCCAGCGATACGACTGGGGCTGTCCACCGAATGCGATATCCAGGCCGTCCGCCTTGCGCTGGACTGGCTCGTCTCGC
The sequence above is a segment of the Bordetella genomosp. 9 genome. Coding sequences within it:
- a CDS encoding GGDEF domain-containing protein, which produces MTLPPPAHAKESDLPQDDSWHPAPPAPRRRGLAIALIILLIAMVTLAILAGATLFSQSRMASQLGVTDAGVYSYRLVSQMDRLIDAAQRVLKGEDSREFVQRVQALATYVNPGTAESAGAVALVRAAPTARVDVQLLDDRLRSWREAVETGDADRLRAAAADLAGHADEARLLTERIADVAQQAQRAAAGRQNAALADGFRRLQWTFAGLLACSGILAVWLLVLNRHARHFNQRMAQANARLESAVAHRTRQLVWLANTDPLTGLKNRRAFMETAEAQILQCRRYPHPLAALLIDIDHFKSINDRYGHHVGDQAIRRVTDTITNTLRDSDIIGRFGGEEFAVLMPHTDLPAALVAAERLRQAVAGMKIGLLEGGPLSMTISLGLAMHEPGVSLDTLLMRADMALYRAKSGSRNRVEVYGREREEVAQ
- a CDS encoding EAL domain-containing protein, which produces MSILRHLFIFAAAAATLLLAASQPWGLNTAVLLFLLAGMCAFFYAGERRRLRHSRLLHSISGHIRALAHGGPGPTPLPPGAETAEVADALEEARERFRMAQQETNARLESMQLELHLDPVTRLPNRKYFFNELRRALTTGARDGEEGGHVLMFRQRDLAAINRHMPRDFTDQWLRSVALRLDQKLGRRHAPPFLLARLNGSDFALLLPGVTAATADQVAHQLRQELHALRVSLGERSWCRWALAIAAYTRGDQASRLLASLDHGLMRAESADTDAPVHADVPARAEAAGELQWRDTLVMALEQHRFSLSTQALNGPDGKLIRNEGKLMLHDAEARAPIAAEDFMPPAIRLGLSTECDIQAVRLALDWLVSHAGMLAVSIAVPSLAQSNFLPRLGQMLRDRPGQAARLVLEVEARGLVQNFADVRHLCEVASEAGARVGMRRLAEDFSAMTRLHELPIAYLRLGADFLAGMARSPGSRQLATCVRDTAKALGIEVYADGDADAHAQAFLDGLGIATLRRAPEPLAA